From Bos indicus isolate NIAB-ARS_2022 breed Sahiwal x Tharparkar chromosome X, NIAB-ARS_B.indTharparkar_mat_pri_1.0, whole genome shotgun sequence:
AAAAGGCCTGGGCTTTATCTGAAGTAAAAGATTGAAAGAGCTAGAGAAGTTGAATGTAAGAGAGATTATCCATTGCtaactttgaagatggaagaggcCATGTGCCAAAGAAAGCTGACACCCAGTTGCTGAAAGTGCTTCCTGGCTGACAGTCAGTAAGGAAACAGGGACCTTAGTTCTACAACCTCATGAAATTGAATTCTACCACAACCACATGAGCTTAGAGGAGAACTCTGGGCTCCAGATGATGACACATCTTGGCTAACACATTGATACtagccttcttttcctttttttaaattgaaatatagttgatttacaatgttgtattaatttctgctgtatagcaaagtgattaagttacatacacatattttaaaagctttttttaaaaaaactattcttttccattatggtttatcataggatatggaatatagttctctgtgttatacagtaggactttgttgtttatcactTCCATATATAATAGCTTACACATCCCAACTCCAACCTCCCACTGCATTCCCCGCCCCCcacaaccaccagtctgttctctatgtccatgtgtctgtttctgttttgtagataggttcatttgtgtcatattttagattccacatgtaagtggataTTAGCCTTCTGAGACATAAGGCAGAGAATCCAGAAGTAGGTAAGAACCTAAAAAACTGAGTTAATAAATGGTTGTTCTTTTAAGCCACAAAGTTTgaggtggtcatgtatggatgtgagaattggactatgaagaaggctgagagccgaagaattgatgcttttgaactgcggtgttggagaagacttttgagagtctcttggactgcaagaagatcaaaccagtcaatcctaaaggaaatcaaccctgaatactcattggaaggactgatgttgaagctaaagctccaaaactttggccatctgatgtgaagagtcaactcactggaaaagaccctgatgctgggaaaggttgaaggcaggaggagagggaccaacagaggatgagatggttgaatggcatcactgactcagtggacatgagtttgagcaagctcggagagataatgaaggacagggaagcctagagtgctgtagtccatgggattgcaaagagacagacatgactgagtgactgaacaacaacaaaagtttgaGGTAGGGGTCGCCCCCATACTTGCGCATGCTCTGGTGTGTCCTGGAGGTCGCCTGCGCGGGTGTTTAACCACGTGTGGTGTAACTTAGGGCATCATGTTGTGAAGAAATGGGGCCTGCGGGGGCTTGCACCATCAGGAATTTCAACCTAGAGAACCAGGCTGAATAGGAAATCAGCAGAATgaagccctcccccactcccaggcACCCTTCCACCAAGAACCTCCTGCGAGAGCAGATGAGCAGCCATCCAGAAATTAAGGGAGAAATTGATAGAAAAGATGACAAACTGCTGTCATTACTAAAAGATGTGTATGTTGATTCCCAAGATCCCATGTCTTCTTTGCAGGTAAAGGATGCTGGAACACGTCAGAAGCCTAAGGAGTTCAGGTTGCCAAAAGACCATCAGTTTGACATGATGAACGTTAAGAACATTCCCAAAggtaaaatttccattttagtgGCATTGACACTTCTCAATAGTCATAAACTTTATCCAGACACATGGACTGCTAAGAAAATAGCTGACAAATACCATCTAGAACAGCAAGATGTAAATTCCCTTCTCaaatattttgttactttttaagtaaaaaatctTCCCCTCCTAAGGGAAGAAAGCAATACAAGCAAAATGAAGAGAATCTTGACAGGACTTTTCCTGTCCTCATCCCCATGccctgtttattttcttcatttgtagcATGTTAAATTATATAAGTTACCAATTGTGTTGAGCTCCCTCCTTGTGAGAGCTTGCTTTTTATGAACTCTTCTGAATTTTCAGGATGGCTGATAggattgatttttctttcttttaaactttagTATGGTTTAGTTTGTGTTCTTATGCAATATCAGCATGACTAATCAGCACATGTATAAATTTACTGTAAATAAAAGTTACtgtattttaagcaaaaaaaagaaaaagtttgaggTAATTTTTTTATGCAGCCATAGAAAACTGATACAGTTTAGGTCAAGGAAATTTGTTTCCTATatggatatttaattatttaagcaTCATCTGTTAAAAAGGCCATCCTTTCCCCTTGATTTGACTttgtacctttgtcaaaaatcattgCATCATATTTGTGTGGGcctatttttgttctgtttcatttatctGTCTATATTTATATCAATACCATGCTCTCTTAACTGTAGTTTTAGACTAAATCTTAAAATCAGGTAGGGCGTGCTCTCTccaatctgttttcattttctaaagttgTTACGGCTGTTCTGAATCttttttagaatcagcttgttatTTTTCAAACACACAAGTGCtcttgcacacatgtgcacacacacacacacagattaacTGAGTGAATTGAGATTGTGTTAAATGTATAGGTCAGCTTGTGGAGAATTGATATCTTaagaatattgattcttccaatcaatgaatatgatatatctctccatttactgGGATCTTTTTCAATTTCCCTcagcaatattttatagttttcaggtcttgcaaatatttgttttcaaatttatccCCAAGAATTTCATATAGttatgctattgtaaatagttttatttctttaatttcatttcccaattgtatatttgtgtgtattatacacacatatacacataactgatttttgtatgttgatattATCTACCACCTCTCAAGTTCTTATGTTTCACCTATAACCTCCAATTTGAtcatatttggagatagggctttGGGGAGGGATTTAGGGTTAGATTAGTTAATGATAGTGGAGCcatcatgatgggattagtggccTTATAAGAAGTGGAAGAGAGAGAGCCTGCACAGCAAGAATGTAGCTATctgcaagtcaggaagagaacTCTCAGGAGAACCCCACCCTGCTGGCACCCTAAACTTGAACATCCagactccagaactgggagaagatacatttttgtttttaagcatcACTTCCTGCCTCCCCACACACATACCAGTCTATGTATTTTGTTATGACAACCCAAACTGACTTATATAAACTTGTATCCTGCCACTTTGGTAATCTCACTTATACTAGtaccctttttaaaaagataatataggATTTTCTACACAGACAATTATATCATCTGTTAATAATGTTGTAAACTCAGTCTCTGTGCCCTGGTACCGAATTGAATCTTGGAGATGGAGTTTTGGGTgaggtagaaaagaatagctttactgctttgccaggcaaagggggacacagtgggTTCCTGTCCtcaaaaactgtgtgtcccaacctgggaggatttggtgaggaattttatagcaatggttcaaGGTTGGGTTGCCAATAAGGATCAGAGTGTACAGGGCTTGCATTTCCTTAATCTGGCCTCGGGTAGTTCTTGTCTGGAATGAAGAATGGTAAATCCGTTTgttcgggggcggggggagggggttaGTTCTGTAAAGAGCACAAAGATACTGTTATGCATATCCCTTGAGGCAGAAACAGGATCCTGCCCAAGGttgcactattgtttcttggctgctcctcctcccttttctctgcatccaccccccccccccccccgcccccgcctttcTCTGATTAATAACTGTTCAcacctgctctttggaactcaggaaaggtTATGGAGGCTGAAGTCTGTTCCCTACAAACAAGGAATGAGGTACTCAGAAAATACCCAGGAatcccacagggtcctgctcagctTCACTAATAAAGatagttttaattcttcttttctaatcttcatgacttttctattttcttgccttattgtgCTGGCTAGAATCTCCAGTCTAATGTAGAATAGAGTAGTGAGAGTGGATATCTTTGCCTTTTTTAAGACCTTACAGGAAaaactctattttctttcttttttttttttactttacaatattgtattggttttgccatacatcaacatgcatccgccacaggtgtacacgtgttccccatcctgaaccctcctccctcctccctccccgtaccatcccactgggtcatcccagtgcaccagccccaagcttcctgtatcctgcatcgaacctggactggcaattcatctcttatatgatattatacatgttttaatgccattctcccaaatcattcccccctccctctcccacagagtccaaaagattattctatacatctgtgtctcttgctgtctcgcagacagggttgtcattaccatctttctaaattccatatatatgcgttagtatactgtgttggtgtttttctttctggcttacttcactctgtataataggctccagtttcatccacctcattagaactgattcaaatgtattctttttaatggctgagtaatactccattgtgtatatgtaccactgctttcttatccatttgtctgctgatggacatctaggttgcttccatgtcctggctattataaacaatgctgtggtgaacattggggtatacgtgtctctttcaattctgatttccttggtgtgtatgcccagcagtgggattgctggatcataaggcagttctatttccagttttttaaggaatccacactgttctccatagtggctatactagtttgcattcccaccaacagtgtaagaaggttcccttttctccacaccctctccagcatttattgcttgtagacttttggatcgcagccattctgactggtgtgaaatggtacctcagtgtggttttgatttgtatttctctgataatgagtgatgttgagcatcttttcatgtgtttgttagccatctgtatgttgtctttggagaaatgtctatttagttctttggcccattttttgattgggtcgtttatttttctggaattgatctgcaggagttgcttgtatatttttgagattagttgtttgtcagttgcttc
This genomic window contains:
- the LOC109555024 gene encoding NADH dehydrogenase [ubiquinone] 1 alpha subcomplex assembly factor 4-like — its product is MKPSPTPRHPSTKNLLREQMSSHPEIKGEIDRKDDKLLSLLKDVYVDSQDPMSSLQVKDAGTRQKPKEFRLPKDHQFDMMNVKNIPKGKISILVALTLLNSHKLYPDTWTAKKIADKYHLEQQDVNSLLKYFVTF